Genomic segment of Funiculus sociatus GB2-C1:
TTACGAGTATTTACTTTTTTAATGATAATTCTATAAAATGCCTGCTACCCATTTTAAGTAATGGGAGCAAAGAATCTCAAGAATTATTAACTTAAAACTCATAACTCCTGAGTTTGCAGGAGGCGAGCTTTCAAGCGTTTTGGCTCCCCTCGATCCACAACTAAGCCCTGCTCTAGTAAGAATGCGCCGTCAGCATAATTTAACTCGTCTAACCGATGCGTAACCCACAGCGCAGTTAGTCCCCTACTTTTAACCAAGCGTTGCACTTGTCCCACCAGATCCATCTGAGAATCTGGATCGAGCAGAGCGCTAGGTTCATCCAATAGTAAGACTTCTGAGCGGCGGGCGATCGCACCGGCGATCGCTATTCGCTGCTTTTGACCGCCGCTGAGAGCGTAGATGGGTCGTCGGGAGAGCGACACTAAATTTACTGCCGCCAGTGCCTGTTCTACCCGTCCGCTTACCTCC
This window contains:
- a CDS encoding ABC transporter ATP-binding protein: MTDPAIRVQDLCFSWPSGAKVLQSCSLEVPKGEFWMLLGTNGSGKSTLLRLLAGLLAPQSGKIQILQPVGFVFQNPDHQLVMPTVGADVAFGLVEENLSPAEVSGRVEQALAAVNLVSLSRRPIYALSGGQKQRIAIAGAIARRSEVLLLDEPSALLDPDSQMDLVGQVQRLVKSRGLTALWVTHRLDELNYADGAFLLEQGLVVDRGEPKRLKARLLQTQEL